One Carassius gibelio isolate Cgi1373 ecotype wild population from Czech Republic chromosome A20, carGib1.2-hapl.c, whole genome shotgun sequence DNA segment encodes these proteins:
- the b4galt6 gene encoding beta-1,4-galactosyltransferase 6 isoform X1, with translation MWKWRRLMRLSNRSLMAFIFFFSMSTTCLYFIYAAPGIVNTYFFMVQAQGIMLRDNVRTIGHMIRQYTNKNSTFNGTDYPDGNNSSEYIAQPTTYLPENFTYAQNLPCPERLPSMKGQMEVNMTEVPLEESELRLKNLDVRFGGHWKPKDCKPRWKVAILIPFRNRHEHLPILFQHLAPMLQRQRLQFAFYVIEQAGTQPFNRAMLFNVGFKEAMKDLDWDCVVFHDVDHIPENDRNYYGCGQMPRHFAAKLDKYMYILPYNEFFGGVSGLTVKQFLKINGFPNAFWGWGGEDDDLWNRVHYAGFNVTRPEGDIGKYKSIPHHHRGEVQFLGRYKLLRYSKERQHLDGLNNLQYSPEISLSSLYKNITVNLDPELAPIAEY, from the exons ATGTGGAAGTGGAGGCGGCTGATGCGGTTGTCCAACCGCTCCTTAATGGCCTTCATCTTTTTCTTCTCCATGTCCACGACCTGCCTCTACTTCATCTATGCGGCTCCCGGAATAG TCAACACATATTTCTTTATGGTGCAGGCTCAGGGTATCATGCTACGAGACAATGTGCGAACAATTGGTCACATGATCAGGCAATACACCAATAAGAACAGTACTTTTAACGGCACAG ATTATCCAGATGGAAATAACTCTAGCGAGTACATCGCTCAGCCAACCACATACCTCCCTGAGAACTTCACATATGCTCAGAACCTGCCCTGTCCTGAAAGGTTACCTTCTATGA AGGGTCAGATGGAAGTGAACATGACAGAGGTTCCTTTGGAGGAAAGCGAACTGAGGCTCAAAAATCTGGATGTTCGATTTGGAGGCCACTGGAAGCCCAAAGATTGCAAACCACGCTGGAAG gTGGCCATATTAATTCCATTTAGGAATCGCCATGAGCATCTTCCCATTCTCTTTCAGCACCTCGCCCCTATGCTCCAACGCCAACGCTTGCAGTTTGCCTTTTATGTCATTGAACAG GCGGGTACTCAGCCGTTTAACCGTGCCATGCTGTTTAACGTGGGCTTTAAAGAGGCCATGAAAGACCTGGACTGGGACTGTGTGGTGTTTCACGACGTCGATCACATCCCAGAAAACGACCGTAATTATTACGGTTGTGGTCAGATGCCTCGACACTTCGCCGCCAAGCTTGACAAGTACATGTACAT TCTTCCGTATAATGAGTTTTTTGGTGGAGTCAGTGGActtactgtcaaacaattcctCAAGATCAATGGCTTTCCTAATGCATTCTGGGGCTGGGGCGGAGAGGACGATGACCTCTGGAACAG GGTTCATTACGCAGGTTTCAATGTGACCAGGCCAGAAGGTGATATTGGGAAATACAAATCTATCCCCCATCACCACAGAGGAGAGGTGCAGTTCCTGGGGAG GTATAAGTTGCTGCGGTACTCTAAAGAACGCCAGCATCTGGACGGCTTGAACAATCTGCAGTACTCTCCGGAGATCTCTCTGAGCAGCCTGTATAAGAACATCACGGTCAATCTGGATCCTGAGCTGGCCCCCATAGCAGAATACTGA
- the b4galt6 gene encoding beta-1,4-galactosyltransferase 6 isoform X2, with product MLRDNVRTIGHMIRQYTNKNSTFNGTDYPDGNNSSEYIAQPTTYLPENFTYAQNLPCPERLPSMKGQMEVNMTEVPLEESELRLKNLDVRFGGHWKPKDCKPRWKVAILIPFRNRHEHLPILFQHLAPMLQRQRLQFAFYVIEQAGTQPFNRAMLFNVGFKEAMKDLDWDCVVFHDVDHIPENDRNYYGCGQMPRHFAAKLDKYMYILPYNEFFGGVSGLTVKQFLKINGFPNAFWGWGGEDDDLWNRVHYAGFNVTRPEGDIGKYKSIPHHHRGEVQFLGRYKLLRYSKERQHLDGLNNLQYSPEISLSSLYKNITVNLDPELAPIAEY from the exons ATGCTACGAGACAATGTGCGAACAATTGGTCACATGATCAGGCAATACACCAATAAGAACAGTACTTTTAACGGCACAG ATTATCCAGATGGAAATAACTCTAGCGAGTACATCGCTCAGCCAACCACATACCTCCCTGAGAACTTCACATATGCTCAGAACCTGCCCTGTCCTGAAAGGTTACCTTCTATGA AGGGTCAGATGGAAGTGAACATGACAGAGGTTCCTTTGGAGGAAAGCGAACTGAGGCTCAAAAATCTGGATGTTCGATTTGGAGGCCACTGGAAGCCCAAAGATTGCAAACCACGCTGGAAG gTGGCCATATTAATTCCATTTAGGAATCGCCATGAGCATCTTCCCATTCTCTTTCAGCACCTCGCCCCTATGCTCCAACGCCAACGCTTGCAGTTTGCCTTTTATGTCATTGAACAG GCGGGTACTCAGCCGTTTAACCGTGCCATGCTGTTTAACGTGGGCTTTAAAGAGGCCATGAAAGACCTGGACTGGGACTGTGTGGTGTTTCACGACGTCGATCACATCCCAGAAAACGACCGTAATTATTACGGTTGTGGTCAGATGCCTCGACACTTCGCCGCCAAGCTTGACAAGTACATGTACAT TCTTCCGTATAATGAGTTTTTTGGTGGAGTCAGTGGActtactgtcaaacaattcctCAAGATCAATGGCTTTCCTAATGCATTCTGGGGCTGGGGCGGAGAGGACGATGACCTCTGGAACAG GGTTCATTACGCAGGTTTCAATGTGACCAGGCCAGAAGGTGATATTGGGAAATACAAATCTATCCCCCATCACCACAGAGGAGAGGTGCAGTTCCTGGGGAG GTATAAGTTGCTGCGGTACTCTAAAGAACGCCAGCATCTGGACGGCTTGAACAATCTGCAGTACTCTCCGGAGATCTCTCTGAGCAGCCTGTATAAGAACATCACGGTCAATCTGGATCCTGAGCTGGCCCCCATAGCAGAATACTGA